The segment TGATTTTACTACACCTGAAGAGTTATGGGATGTAATTTCACCAATTTTATTAAAGAAACATTCATTCTTGCTTTCGGCGATAGATTCTGCCGCTCACGATTTGTACGGTAGAATTCACAAAGAGAGAGTTTACGAAAAAGTTACAGACGAAAGTAAAGAAACACCTCTTTCTAATTATACAATTAGTATTGGTACGGCCAAAGAAATGGTGAAACAAATTCTTGATAAACCATGGCCTGTATATAAATTGAAGCTTGGAGCAGATACCGATCCCGGTGTTTTGGCAGAAATTCGTAAAGTAACGGATGCGCATTTAAGAATCGATGCTAATGCTGCCTGGGATTTGGAAATAGCAACGAAATGGTTGCCTTATCTGAAAGAAGCCGGAGTTGAGTTGGTTGAGCAGCCATTTGCTATCGACAATGAAGCCGATTTGGCTGAGTTTCAAAAGATCTGTGATATTCCTATAGTTGCCGATGAATCGTGTCAGAAAGAGGAAGATGTTGAAAAATGTGCTAAGAATTTTGATGCTATCAATATTAAGCTGATGAAATGCGGAGGTCTTACACCTGCAATTCGTATGGTTAAAAAAGCTCAGGAATTGAACTTAAAACTTATGGCCGGTTGTATGACAGAGTCGTCAGTTGGTATTTCAGCTATGACACAAATAGCAACCAGTCTTGATTATATAGATGCAGACGGTGCGGTATTAATTGCAAATGATCCTGCCAGTGGTGTTGAAGTTATTGATGGTGAAATTATTTATCCTGATGCCTATGGTTTGGGAATAGAACTTAAAAAGGAAATTTTAGATGTTGTATAAAAAGGTAATTATATCTGTTCTTGTAGCAGCGGGTTTGTTTTCATGTGAAGAAAAAAAATCGGAACCTGTAGCTGATAATCTTCAAACTTCAATCGATTCATTAAAGAAGGCTGAGGCTTTTGATAAAAATGAAAATGTATTTTACTATCAGCTGGATACTTTAGAAAATAAAGAAGTAGTTGTAAAATATAAAACGACTGATAAGGAACTGGCCGAAAAGGCTGTAAAGATTTCTGATGGATATAATTTTAAATCGGAAATAATCAGTTTGCCGGAAGGTGAAAATATTGAAAAACCATATGCAGTTGTAAATACTTCTGTTGCCAATACCAGAGCGGGAACATCAAGAGCAAAAAGTATGGCTACTCAGGTAATTATGGGTATGCAACTCGAAATTCTTGATAACGAAGGTAAATGGTACAGGGTTAGAACTCCACAGGGGTATGTAGCCTGGATTGTAAAATCATCGTTTGAGTTTCTTACAAAAGAACAATCTGAAGA is part of the Bacteroidota bacterium genome and harbors:
- a CDS encoding dipeptide epimerase is translated as MIVKYYPYSLKLAKVFKISYETRTEQATLIVELNHEGEVGYGESTAISYYNVTVDEMIEQLKEIIPLIEGHDFTTPEELWDVISPILLKKHSFLLSAIDSAAHDLYGRIHKERVYEKVTDESKETPLSNYTISIGTAKEMVKQILDKPWPVYKLKLGADTDPGVLAEIRKVTDAHLRIDANAAWDLEIATKWLPYLKEAGVELVEQPFAIDNEADLAEFQKICDIPIVADESCQKEEDVEKCAKNFDAINIKLMKCGGLTPAIRMVKKAQELNLKLMAGCMTESSVGISAMTQIATSLDYIDADGAVLIANDPASGVEVIDGEIIYPDAYGLGIELKKEILDVV